One Spirochaeta africana DSM 8902 genomic window carries:
- a CDS encoding sigma-54-dependent transcriptional regulator yields the protein MKFNILIVDDERNIRDGLATALKMDGYDTVTAATGREAVAIIQKDVVDLVISDLRMPEMSGHELLQHVVRQYPGIPVIILTGHGTIETAVQSMHEGAYDFVTKPVNLDRLSLLVRRALSNRELALQHRAMQEELEKQRGFKDIIGKSPLMRRVYDVVQQVAPTRASVLVTGESGVGKELIANAIHASSPRKDKPLIRVHCAALSESLLESELFGHEKGAFTGAAGRKRGRFELANGGTIFLDEIGEINPAVQIKILRVLQEKTFERVGGEETLEVDVRIIAATNRDLKKEIENGTFREDLFYRLNVVNIHVPPLRDRKEDIPLLVSAFMQDFSEENGKRVEGIDPRARAALYSYPWPGNIRELRNSIESAVVMSKDSVIQLEDLPPSITEADDADLIRIPLGSSMEDAERRIIESTLLANKGNKSKTAEILGIGRKTLHRKVQEYQIEA from the coding sequence ATGAAGTTCAACATTTTGATCGTAGACGACGAGCGCAACATTCGCGACGGGCTGGCTACTGCACTCAAGATGGATGGGTACGATACCGTTACCGCAGCTACCGGCCGCGAAGCGGTGGCTATTATCCAGAAGGATGTCGTTGACCTGGTGATCAGCGACCTGCGCATGCCGGAGATGTCCGGGCATGAGCTGCTGCAGCATGTGGTGCGGCAGTATCCCGGTATCCCGGTCATTATCCTGACCGGCCACGGCACCATCGAAACAGCGGTACAGTCCATGCATGAAGGGGCCTACGATTTTGTGACCAAACCGGTCAATCTTGATCGTTTGTCGCTGCTGGTGCGGCGTGCCTTGAGCAACAGGGAGCTGGCCCTGCAGCATCGGGCGATGCAGGAGGAACTGGAAAAGCAGCGTGGTTTCAAGGACATTATCGGAAAAAGCCCGCTGATGCGCCGGGTGTACGATGTAGTCCAGCAGGTTGCCCCGACCAGGGCCTCGGTGCTGGTAACCGGCGAGAGCGGGGTCGGCAAGGAGCTGATTGCCAATGCTATCCATGCCTCCTCTCCACGCAAGGACAAACCCCTGATCCGGGTGCACTGTGCAGCCCTGTCTGAATCGCTGCTGGAAAGCGAGCTGTTCGGGCATGAGAAGGGTGCCTTTACCGGTGCAGCCGGCCGCAAGCGCGGCCGCTTTGAACTGGCCAACGGCGGAACCATATTTCTGGATGAGATTGGCGAGATCAACCCGGCGGTACAGATTAAAATACTGCGGGTACTGCAGGAAAAAACCTTTGAGCGCGTCGGTGGGGAAGAGACCCTGGAAGTCGATGTGCGGATCATTGCGGCCACCAATCGTGACCTGAAAAAGGAGATAGAGAACGGGACCTTCCGGGAGGATCTGTTCTACCGCCTGAATGTGGTGAACATCCATGTGCCGCCGCTGCGTGATCGCAAGGAGGATATCCCGCTGCTGGTCTCGGCCTTTATGCAGGATTTCTCCGAAGAAAACGGCAAGCGGGTGGAGGGGATCGACCCCCGTGCCCGTGCGGCGCTGTACAGCTACCCGTGGCCTGGAAATATCCGTGAACTGCGCAACTCGATAGAGAGTGCGGTGGTAATGTCCAAGGATTCGGTAATCCAGCTTGAGGATCTTCCGCCCTCGATCACCGAGGCGGACGATGCCGATCTTATCCGGATTCCCCTGGGCAGCTCGATGGAGGATGCCGAGCGCCGCATCATTGAGTCAACCTTGCTGGCCAACAAGGGAAACAAGAGCAAGACCGCCGAGATCCTCGGGATTGGTCGCAAGACCCTGCACCGCAAGGTGCAGGAATACCAGATAGAGGCCTGA
- a CDS encoding J domain-containing protein → MADIFDRMSDFMRSIFNNDDVFSTDGHHDPDMQAAWNELEDFLQTGETSGSRSHDAHSQNSRSQGRSSGQHSSRHRQTSELHSHMVELKKDYQTLEVPFLADPDTVRRSYKKLLRQYHPDRWGHDTDRMQIATQVTARLTAAHTRIKEFEKRRGHTE, encoded by the coding sequence ATGGCTGATATCTTTGACCGGATGAGCGATTTCATGCGGAGCATCTTCAATAACGATGATGTCTTTTCTACCGACGGACATCATGATCCCGATATGCAGGCCGCCTGGAACGAGCTGGAAGACTTCCTGCAGACCGGCGAGACCTCCGGCTCGCGCAGCCATGACGCTCACAGTCAGAACTCTCGCAGCCAGGGCCGCAGCAGCGGTCAGCACTCTTCCCGGCACCGGCAGACCAGCGAGCTGCACAGCCATATGGTAGAACTGAAAAAGGATTACCAGACACTGGAGGTGCCGTTCCTGGCGGATCCGGACACGGTTCGCCGCAGCTACAAGAAGCTGCTGCGCCAGTATCATCCCGATCGCTGGGGGCACGATACTGACCGCATGCAGATAGCCACTCAAGTTACTGCACGGCTGACCGCGGCCCACACCCGGATCAAGGAATTCGAGAAGCGTCGCGGTCACACCGAATGA